From Pseudanabaena sp. PCC 6802, one genomic window encodes:
- a CDS encoding polysaccharide deacetylase family protein: MQFAPLYPLIYRVLQPLFPNCLWSGDRNSKAIALTFDDGPHPSHTPALLQVLEKYGIVGNFFWLGACVDRAPEVARSVSQQGHWLGLHGYDHSNFPLLQPEILQQNLTKTRIAIARACDLDSTQIRDVRPPNGVFTPKTLKLLHQWQYRPVMWSVVPEDWTRPGVRTVVQRVMRQVQNGSIIVLHDGMHGGQDVAETTAQLVPRLLERDYKFVTIKTLWGCHASP; encoded by the coding sequence ATGCAGTTTGCGCCGCTCTACCCCTTGATATACCGCGTTTTACAGCCGTTATTTCCTAATTGCCTTTGGTCGGGCGATCGCAATAGTAAGGCGATCGCTCTGACCTTCGACGATGGCCCACATCCCAGTCATACGCCTGCTTTGCTTCAGGTATTAGAAAAATATGGTATAGTGGGTAACTTTTTTTGGTTAGGTGCATGCGTCGATCGCGCCCCAGAAGTAGCTAGATCCGTTTCCCAGCAAGGGCATTGGCTGGGATTGCACGGATACGATCACAGCAATTTCCCGCTATTACAACCCGAAATATTGCAACAAAACTTAACAAAAACTCGGATAGCGATCGCCAGAGCCTGCGATCTTGACTCCACACAAATACGAGATGTCAGACCCCCCAACGGTGTATTTACACCAAAAACGCTGAAACTATTACATCAGTGGCAATATCGCCCCGTAATGTGGAGCGTAGTACCCGAGGACTGGACGAGACCAGGGGTCAGGACTGTGGTGCAACGAGTCATGCGGCAGGTGCAAAATGGCTCGATTATTGTTTTACACGATGGCATGCATGGCGGTCAGGATGTGGCAGAGACCACTGCACAACTCGTGCCGCGATTGCTGGAACGCGATTACAAATTTGTCACTATAAAAACACTATGGGGATGTCATGCATCCCCATAG
- a CDS encoding phycobilisome rod-core linker polypeptide codes for MSVTASSGAVNARPKLYQTAVTSAISQVEQQDRFPGRSELEDLNAYFQSGIKRLEIAAILTQNSDTIVSRAAGRIFTGGSAMSFLEKPKQAEPVQLGQDGLPVDTKRGMSLGTVTYAEAGGGFLGSIKSFFSTVASVDTPPNFRPINIARYGPERMKKSMRDISWFLRYTTYAIVAGDPNILAMNTRGLREVIEAACSADAVVVALQEMKQVAIGYVRNDAEAVAIVSQYLDVAIAEFKAATPSPKVRQRSSTDLQGMSLPQIYFNTAERRQKFVMKPGLSALEKNEAVKAAYRQIFERDITRAYSLGISELESKVKNNEISMREFVRRLGNSPLYRDQFFLPFVNSRALELAFKHFLGRSPESREEVRKYFAIVSEGGLSALVDALVNSTEYSDYFGEETVPYQRGLGQEAQTCRNWGAQFDLYRYSAPFRKTPQFITLFASYEHPLPDQHVYGSGNDPLEIQFGAIFPKETRNPTATPAPFGKDTHRILIRNGPGIQNELGNPKASGEAPGTLGPKVFKLDQLPAFKGRKYDKNVSIKFAETSTQAVIKAIYLQAIGFVPYAGQRLTVEEIRLENGDITVREFVRRLAKSSTFRDRYWTKLYVCKAIEYIHRRLLGRPTYGRDEMNAYFDISAKKGFYALVDAILDTKEYEQAFGEDTVPYERYLTPSGVALRTRAASIAYKGKGSSSQPAKGTPRFIELGQVSEIRSEVAIQSRIKQGVSDKRVQTKVFKLTNLDPVTVQNLARAAYRQVFERDMDAYVADDQFSVFVTKLANGDISVKEFILALGTSDLYIKEFYTPFPNTKVIELGTKHFLGRAPLDQAEIRKYNITLANKGVKAFVSELVNSREYLDAFGEDVVPYNRYEAFPAANYPNTMELYNRLTKQDKSLVVPSFKPVRSKAVGTYIGSISVD; via the coding sequence ATGAGTGTTACAGCATCAAGCGGAGCCGTAAACGCCCGTCCTAAGTTATATCAAACAGCCGTAACGTCCGCAATCTCGCAGGTAGAGCAACAGGATCGGTTCCCTGGGCGTTCTGAGCTGGAAGACCTGAATGCCTACTTCCAGTCCGGCATAAAGCGTCTTGAGATTGCTGCGATCCTGACACAAAACTCTGACACTATTGTTTCTCGCGCTGCTGGCAGGATCTTTACAGGCGGCTCGGCCATGTCTTTCCTAGAAAAGCCCAAGCAGGCCGAACCCGTGCAATTAGGTCAAGATGGCCTGCCAGTCGATACCAAGCGCGGTATGTCGCTCGGCACGGTAACCTATGCGGAAGCAGGCGGAGGCTTCTTGGGTTCGATCAAGTCTTTCTTCAGTACTGTGGCTTCGGTCGATACTCCCCCCAATTTCCGCCCCATCAATATTGCTCGCTACGGACCGGAGCGCATGAAGAAGTCCATGCGGGACATAAGCTGGTTCTTACGCTATACCACCTACGCAATTGTGGCAGGCGATCCCAACATCCTCGCCATGAATACCAGGGGTTTGCGCGAAGTGATCGAAGCAGCTTGTTCTGCTGATGCCGTTGTAGTAGCGCTGCAGGAAATGAAGCAGGTCGCGATCGGCTACGTCAGGAACGATGCAGAAGCAGTAGCGATCGTTTCGCAGTACCTGGATGTGGCGATCGCTGAATTCAAAGCAGCCACCCCATCACCCAAAGTACGTCAGCGCAGTTCCACCGATTTGCAAGGTATGTCACTGCCTCAAATCTATTTCAATACCGCCGAGCGCCGCCAGAAATTTGTGATGAAGCCCGGTCTATCAGCCCTTGAGAAGAATGAGGCAGTCAAGGCGGCTTACCGCCAAATCTTCGAGCGCGATATTACCCGTGCTTACAGCCTTGGCATCTCTGAGCTAGAGTCCAAGGTGAAAAATAACGAAATCTCCATGCGCGAGTTCGTGCGGCGCTTGGGTAACTCGCCCCTGTATCGCGATCAGTTCTTCCTGCCGTTTGTCAACTCCCGCGCTTTAGAGCTGGCGTTTAAGCATTTTCTCGGGCGATCGCCAGAAAGCCGCGAAGAAGTGCGAAAATACTTTGCGATCGTTTCTGAGGGTGGCTTATCAGCTTTAGTTGATGCTCTGGTTAACTCCACCGAGTACAGCGACTACTTTGGCGAAGAAACCGTCCCCTATCAGCGCGGCTTGGGTCAAGAAGCGCAAACTTGCCGTAACTGGGGCGCGCAGTTCGATCTCTATAGATATTCTGCCCCATTCCGCAAAACACCTCAATTCATTACCCTATTTGCTTCCTACGAACACCCATTGCCGGATCAACACGTCTATGGTTCGGGCAACGATCCGTTGGAAATTCAATTTGGTGCCATTTTCCCCAAAGAAACTAGAAACCCCACTGCCACCCCCGCTCCATTTGGCAAGGATACACACCGTATTTTGATTCGCAATGGTCCTGGCATTCAAAATGAACTGGGCAATCCGAAGGCATCTGGCGAGGCTCCTGGTACGTTAGGTCCCAAGGTATTCAAGCTCGATCAATTACCAGCCTTTAAAGGCAGAAAATATGACAAGAATGTCAGTATCAAGTTTGCGGAAACCTCTACTCAAGCTGTAATTAAGGCAATTTATCTCCAGGCGATCGGGTTCGTTCCCTATGCCGGACAGCGGCTAACTGTGGAAGAGATCAGGCTGGAAAACGGCGATATCACCGTACGCGAATTCGTGCGTCGGTTGGCGAAGTCGAGTACGTTCCGCGATCGCTACTGGACGAAACTATACGTCTGTAAGGCAATCGAGTACATTCACCGCCGCCTCCTGGGTCGCCCCACCTACGGTCGCGATGAAATGAATGCCTACTTTGACATCTCTGCCAAGAAGGGCTTCTACGCTCTGGTTGATGCCATTCTCGATACCAAAGAATACGAACAAGCCTTTGGTGAAGATACAGTGCCCTACGAACGCTATCTCACTCCATCTGGGGTAGCGCTGCGCACCCGTGCGGCTTCGATCGCTTATAAGGGCAAGGGTTCCTCCAGTCAACCAGCTAAAGGCACACCTCGGTTTATTGAGTTGGGTCAAGTGTCAGAAATACGCTCTGAAGTTGCTATCCAAAGCCGGATCAAGCAAGGTGTCAGTGACAAGCGGGTACAAACCAAGGTCTTCAAGCTAACCAATCTCGATCCTGTAACAGTGCAGAATTTGGCACGTGCCGCCTATCGTCAGGTATTCGAGCGCGACATGGATGCCTACGTTGCAGACGACCAGTTTAGTGTCTTTGTGACTAAGCTGGCTAATGGTGATATTTCCGTCAAGGAATTTATCCTGGCTTTAGGTACCTCCGATCTGTACATCAAGGAGTTCTATACGCCATTCCCCAACACTAAGGTGATCGAGCTTGGCACCAAGCACTTCCTCGGACGTGCTCCCCTAGATCAAGCCGAGATTCGCAAATACAACATAACCTTGGCAAACAAAGGTGTTAAAGCCTTTGTCTCCGAGCTGGTCAATAGTCGCGAATACCTTGATGCTTTTGGTGAGGATGTGGTGCCGTACAACCGCTATGAAGCCTTCCCGGCAGCCAACTACCCCAATACCATGGAACTGTACAACCGCCTTACCAAGCAAGACAAGTCGCTCGTCGTGCCTAGCTTTAAACCAGTAAGATCTAAAGCGGTGGGCACCTATATTGGTAGCATCAGCGTTGATTAG
- the groES gene encoding co-chaperone GroES, producing the protein MASLTLQGSKLQPLGDRLLVKVVAKEEKTAGGIFLPDTAKEKSQVGEVAAVGPGALSDKGDRVALEVKVGDRVMYSKYAGTELKVDNVDYLLLSEKDILAIVE; encoded by the coding sequence GTGGCATCGTTAACGCTGCAAGGAAGTAAGCTGCAACCATTGGGCGATCGCCTGCTGGTTAAAGTAGTTGCCAAAGAAGAGAAAACTGCTGGTGGCATTTTCTTGCCAGATACTGCAAAGGAAAAATCACAGGTGGGTGAGGTTGCGGCTGTTGGCCCCGGAGCGCTCAGCGATAAGGGCGATCGCGTGGCCTTGGAAGTAAAAGTAGGCGATCGGGTGATGTACTCCAAGTATGCGGGTACCGAACTCAAGGTTGACAATGTCGATTACCTGCTCCTCAGTGAAAAAGATATCCTGGCGATTGTGGAATAG
- a CDS encoding Hsp20/alpha crystallin family protein → MSLIRWEPFREIDSLQREMNRLFDTMLPTTGRELGTFIPPVELKETPEAFQLKLEVPGIEAKDLDIEVTADSISISGERKSETETEEKGYKRTEFRYGQFRRVIPLTAHVQNDKVEAEYKDGILNLSLPKAEPEKTKVVKVNVAS, encoded by the coding sequence ATGTCGCTCATTCGTTGGGAACCGTTTAGGGAAATTGATAGCCTTCAGAGGGAAATGAACCGCTTGTTCGATACCATGCTTCCGACTACAGGTAGAGAACTGGGAACTTTTATCCCGCCGGTGGAATTAAAAGAAACTCCTGAAGCTTTCCAACTCAAGCTAGAGGTACCTGGCATCGAAGCCAAGGATCTAGACATTGAGGTAACAGCGGATAGCATATCCATTAGCGGCGAACGCAAATCCGAAACAGAAACAGAAGAAAAAGGATACAAGCGTACTGAGTTTCGCTACGGTCAATTCCGTCGGGTCATTCCTCTGACCGCACACGTTCAGAACGATAAGGTAGAAGCAGAATACAAAGATGGTATTCTCAACCTCAGCTTACCAAAAGCTGAACCGGAAAAGACAAAAGTCGTGAAGGTCAATGTAGCTAGCTAA
- a CDS encoding 7-carboxy-7-deazaguanine synthase QueE, with protein sequence MPFAELEFPIHETFQSTVQGEGFWVGSLVDFIRLAGCPVGCPWCDTGYSDGGKHTPREMRSLSELLKEIESPRVVISGGEPFIHRHLPDLVRAILDLGKQVSIETSGAFWQDVAPETWITLSPKQHVNANFPVQVAFWERANEIKLVISTGKELDYYQDYLNIASDRPIFLQPEWHERDRTIPIIANMLRQKHSYRLSLQTHKYIGVA encoded by the coding sequence ATGCCATTTGCAGAATTAGAATTTCCCATCCACGAAACCTTTCAAAGTACCGTTCAAGGTGAAGGTTTCTGGGTGGGCTCGTTAGTTGATTTCATTCGTCTAGCTGGCTGTCCGGTTGGCTGCCCCTGGTGCGACACCGGGTACAGTGATGGTGGCAAACATACACCGAGAGAAATGCGATCGCTCTCGGAATTACTCAAAGAGATCGAATCCCCCCGAGTTGTAATTAGCGGCGGCGAACCATTTATCCACAGGCATCTGCCGGATCTGGTAAGGGCAATCTTAGATCTGGGCAAGCAAGTTAGCATCGAAACCTCTGGTGCATTTTGGCAAGACGTGGCACCGGAAACCTGGATTACACTTTCACCCAAACAACATGTCAATGCCAATTTCCCCGTGCAGGTAGCATTTTGGGAGCGAGCCAATGAAATCAAGTTGGTGATTAGTACGGGCAAGGAATTAGACTATTACCAGGATTACTTAAATATTGCGTCCGATCGCCCCATCTTTCTCCAACCGGAATGGCACGAGCGCGATCGCACCATTCCTATAATCGCGAACATGCTGCGCCAAAAACACTCCTACCGACTTTCACTTCAGACCCATAAGTATATAGGTGTGGCATGA
- a CDS encoding methylenetetrahydrofolate reductase has protein sequence MPQSDFAMFSHAIARHEFLLTAEISPPKGADVQNMVEKAQLLKGRVHAINITDSSRAVLGMSPLAATVILQQRVGVETICQMACRDRNRIAIQGDLLGAEALGIRNILALTGDPVKAGDHPNARAVFDLEAVRLLQSIAKLNQGLDANDKPLPQGGTNLFAGAAVDPQSPSWSGLQRRFERKLAAGAQFFQSQLITDFDRLAKFMDSIGNQGNKPILAGVFLLKSAKNAMFINKYVPGVNIPDSIIDRLAKAKVPLQEGIAIAAEQVKAAKEICQGVHLMAVKAEHLIPQILDLAGIPPITNI, from the coding sequence ATGCCTCAATCTGATTTTGCTATGTTTAGCCACGCGATCGCTCGCCATGAATTCTTGCTGACTGCGGAAATTTCGCCACCTAAGGGTGCGGACGTGCAGAATATGGTAGAGAAGGCACAGTTACTTAAGGGTCGCGTCCATGCGATTAATATCACGGATTCTAGTCGGGCAGTTCTGGGCATGAGTCCGTTGGCAGCGACGGTAATTTTGCAGCAACGGGTGGGAGTAGAGACGATTTGTCAGATGGCTTGTCGCGATCGCAATCGTATTGCCATACAGGGAGATTTGTTGGGGGCGGAGGCGCTGGGGATTAGAAATATTCTGGCTCTGACGGGCGATCCGGTCAAAGCGGGAGATCATCCCAATGCCAGGGCGGTATTCGATCTAGAGGCTGTGCGTTTATTGCAATCGATCGCTAAACTCAACCAGGGTTTGGACGCTAACGATAAGCCCCTGCCACAGGGGGGGACGAATTTATTTGCTGGAGCCGCTGTCGATCCGCAATCGCCAAGCTGGTCGGGCTTGCAGCGGCGGTTTGAACGCAAACTGGCGGCGGGGGCGCAGTTCTTTCAGAGTCAACTGATTACGGATTTCGATCGCCTGGCTAAATTTATGGACTCGATCGGGAATCAGGGGAATAAACCGATCTTGGCAGGTGTTTTCCTGCTGAAATCTGCGAAAAATGCCATGTTTATTAATAAATACGTGCCTGGTGTCAATATCCCCGACTCCATCATCGATCGCCTTGCCAAAGCCAAAGTACCTTTACAAGAAGGAATTGCGATCGCTGCCGAGCAGGTAAAGGCAGCCAAAGAAATATGCCAGGGCGTGCATCTGATGGCGGTGAAGGCAGAACATTTAATTCCGCAAATTCTCGATCTAGCGGGCATACCGCCAATTACGAACATATAG
- the groL gene encoding chaperonin GroEL (60 kDa chaperone family; promotes refolding of misfolded polypeptides especially under stressful conditions; forms two stacked rings of heptamers to form a barrel-shaped 14mer; ends can be capped by GroES; misfolded proteins enter the barrel where they are refolded when GroES binds), with protein sequence MAKKVVFDEESRRALERGVNSLADAVRVTLGPKGRNVVLEKKYGAPQIVNDGVTIAKEIELEDPLENTGAQLIREVAAKTNDVAGDGTTSATVLAQAIIREGLRNVAAGTNPINIRRGMEKVVASLVEKIASHAKPVEGDAIAQVATISAGNDTEVGDMVAHAMDKVSKDGVITVEESKSLATELEVVEGMQFDRGYISPYFVTDSERMVTEFENAKLLITDKKINVIQELIPVLEKVARSGSPLVVIAEDVEGEALATLVVNKLRGSLNIAAIKAPGFGDRRKAMLQDIAVLTGGQMISEEMGLNLETATLDMLGTARKVTITKDKTTIVADSGNKSDIDKRIAQIRRELEETDSEYDTEKLQERLARLAGGVAVIKVGAATETELKDRKLRIEDALNATRAAVEEGIVPGGGATLVHLVKYVRELKASLTDEEAVGADIIASALEAPLRQIADNAGLEGTVIVENVKERDFNIGFDALKSEYVDMIASGIIDPAKVVRSAIQNAASVAGMVLTTEALVVDKPEKKSAAGDPGMGGMGGMGGMGGMGGMGMM encoded by the coding sequence ATGGCTAAAAAAGTTGTATTTGATGAAGAGTCCAGACGCGCCCTCGAACGAGGCGTTAACTCCCTGGCTGATGCTGTGCGAGTCACGCTCGGGCCTAAGGGTCGTAATGTCGTGCTTGAGAAAAAGTACGGCGCTCCCCAAATTGTCAACGACGGCGTCACGATCGCCAAGGAAATTGAGTTAGAAGATCCTCTGGAAAATACTGGCGCTCAACTAATCCGCGAAGTAGCCGCCAAGACCAACGATGTTGCAGGTGACGGTACTACAAGCGCTACAGTTTTAGCCCAGGCAATAATTCGCGAAGGTTTGCGCAACGTTGCGGCTGGTACTAACCCTATAAATATTCGCCGTGGCATGGAGAAAGTGGTAGCTAGCTTGGTAGAGAAAATTGCCAGCCATGCTAAACCCGTTGAAGGTGATGCGATCGCTCAAGTAGCAACCATCTCTGCTGGTAACGACACTGAAGTGGGGGACATGGTTGCCCATGCCATGGATAAGGTGAGCAAAGATGGCGTGATCACGGTTGAAGAGTCTAAATCCCTAGCTACAGAACTTGAAGTTGTAGAAGGCATGCAATTCGATCGCGGCTACATTTCGCCCTACTTCGTCACCGATTCAGAGCGCATGGTGACCGAGTTCGAAAATGCCAAATTGCTGATCACTGACAAGAAAATTAACGTGATCCAGGAACTCATTCCTGTTTTGGAAAAGGTAGCGCGCAGCGGTTCGCCCCTGGTTGTAATTGCCGAGGATGTCGAAGGGGAAGCCCTGGCAACCCTGGTAGTCAATAAGCTCAGAGGTTCGCTGAACATTGCTGCAATTAAGGCTCCTGGATTTGGCGATCGCCGCAAAGCCATGCTACAGGATATTGCCGTCCTCACTGGCGGCCAAATGATCTCCGAGGAAATGGGGCTGAATCTAGAAACTGCGACTCTGGATATGTTAGGGACAGCGCGTAAGGTCACGATTACTAAAGACAAGACCACAATTGTGGCTGACTCTGGTAACAAGAGCGATATTGACAAGCGCATCGCTCAGATTCGTCGCGAACTAGAGGAAACCGATTCTGAGTACGACACCGAAAAACTGCAAGAGCGTTTAGCTCGCCTAGCCGGTGGCGTAGCCGTGATTAAAGTTGGTGCCGCGACCGAAACCGAACTCAAAGATCGCAAGCTCCGCATTGAAGACGCGCTCAATGCTACCCGTGCAGCGGTTGAAGAAGGCATCGTACCCGGTGGTGGGGCTACCCTGGTTCATTTAGTTAAATACGTCCGGGAGCTAAAAGCCAGTCTTACTGATGAGGAAGCAGTGGGGGCAGACATTATTGCATCGGCTTTAGAAGCTCCCCTGCGTCAGATTGCTGACAACGCCGGTTTAGAAGGCACCGTCATTGTAGAGAATGTTAAGGAAAGAGACTTTAACATCGGCTTTGACGCGCTCAAGTCTGAATACGTTGATATGATTGCCAGCGGCATCATCGACCCTGCTAAGGTCGTCCGCTCGGCCATTCAAAACGCTGCTTCTGTAGCAGGTATGGTGCTGACTACCGAAGCTTTGGTAGTTGATAAGCCTGAGAAGAAGTCTGCCGCTGGCGATCCTGGCATGGGCGGCATGGGTGGCATGGGCGGTATGGGTGGCATGGGCGGCATGGGCATGATGTAA
- the queD gene encoding 6-carboxytetrahydropterin synthase QueD yields MSDRWIIGKEFRFEAAHELPHHDGKCARLHGHSWRGVVYVSGTILNDGAKSGMVMDYGDIKQFLQPLLDEYLDHHFLNKTTGLESPTSEEIARWIFEQLEQRGLPGLVAVKIDETCTSTCLYARSDRLLWQILREDAVVF; encoded by the coding sequence ATGAGCGATCGCTGGATAATTGGTAAAGAATTTCGATTTGAAGCCGCCCACGAACTGCCCCACCATGACGGCAAATGCGCCCGCTTGCACGGGCATAGCTGGCGCGGCGTAGTTTATGTCAGCGGTACCATTCTTAATGATGGCGCAAAATCCGGCATGGTAATGGACTACGGCGACATTAAGCAATTCCTGCAACCACTGCTAGACGAATATTTAGACCATCATTTCCTTAATAAGACCACTGGACTCGAAAGTCCAACCAGCGAGGAAATAGCACGATGGATTTTCGAGCAACTAGAACAACGGGGCTTGCCTGGACTCGTAGCGGTCAAGATTGATGAAACTTGCACCTCAACCTGCTTGTACGCTCGTTCGGATCGCTTGCTATGGCAAATTCTGAGAGAAGACGCAGTAGTCTTTTAA
- a CDS encoding tetratricopeptide repeat protein, with the protein MSSDDPDLLIARCNRAIEVDAEAYEAWYTRGTALFELGRYDEAIASWCKTLAIQPAHYQAWYRYGTTLDRLGQYESAITNLERAIALEPGFAPAYNAKGMALDRLEKYHESVTCYAKAIALNPKFYEAHNNLGLALCGLGQLEKAIVNFDRAIALKPDYHEAFNNRGVAYFDLGQISAAISDYDTALKILPAYAVAFQNKGLAIMETGKYGEAIAIFEQVLTLDPDFYEAWHYRGVALSSLGYYNKAVDSYAKAVAMEPMFHDAWYSMGCTLGNMGKYAEALASFDRAVTTKLDDSKSWCARGKTLASLGKYEEAIANYKRGLQCNPNDAEALYHQGSACAHLGRYPEAIAAYDLASIANPSLYEAHYNRGTVLARLGKHAEAIAAYDLAIALNDSDPEIWNNRGIALYSTEQFEEAIAAYDRALELQPDLYQAWNNRGHALDTLGRDREAIVSYNKALAIAPNYKTARDNRSYLYWQLRRQRFDRFCREIGRRLGFGAGV; encoded by the coding sequence ATGTCTTCCGACGATCCAGACTTGCTAATTGCCCGTTGCAATCGGGCGATCGAAGTCGATGCCGAAGCCTATGAAGCTTGGTATACGCGCGGCACGGCATTATTTGAATTAGGCCGTTATGATGAGGCGATCGCCAGTTGGTGTAAGACTCTAGCAATTCAGCCCGCGCATTATCAAGCTTGGTATCGTTATGGCACGACCCTCGATCGCTTAGGTCAATACGAGAGTGCCATTACCAACTTGGAGCGGGCAATTGCTCTGGAGCCAGGTTTTGCGCCAGCTTATAACGCGAAGGGAATGGCTCTCGATCGTTTGGAAAAATATCACGAGTCCGTTACTTGTTACGCTAAAGCGATCGCTCTCAATCCCAAATTCTACGAAGCCCATAACAATCTGGGACTGGCTTTATGCGGCTTGGGGCAGTTAGAAAAAGCGATTGTGAATTTCGATCGGGCGATCGCCCTCAAGCCCGACTATCACGAAGCTTTTAATAACCGAGGTGTTGCCTATTTCGATTTAGGTCAAATTTCCGCTGCCATCTCGGACTACGATACCGCCCTGAAGATTTTGCCTGCCTATGCGGTTGCATTCCAGAATAAAGGCTTGGCAATTATGGAAACGGGCAAATATGGGGAAGCGATCGCCATATTTGAGCAAGTCTTGACGCTAGATCCAGATTTTTACGAGGCATGGCACTATCGCGGCGTAGCACTTTCATCTCTGGGTTACTACAACAAGGCAGTGGATAGCTATGCCAAAGCAGTGGCAATGGAACCGATGTTTCACGATGCCTGGTACAGCATGGGCTGCACTTTAGGCAATATGGGCAAATATGCAGAAGCCTTAGCTAGCTTCGATCGCGCCGTGACGACAAAGTTAGATGATAGCAAATCCTGGTGCGCTCGCGGCAAAACCCTGGCCAGTTTGGGGAAATACGAGGAGGCGATCGCCAATTACAAACGCGGGTTACAGTGCAACCCCAACGATGCTGAAGCTTTGTACCATCAAGGGAGTGCGTGCGCGCATCTCGGACGATATCCCGAAGCGATCGCCGCCTACGATCTGGCCTCGATCGCGAATCCCAGCCTATACGAAGCTCACTATAATCGCGGTACCGTCCTGGCACGCTTAGGTAAACATGCAGAAGCAATCGCAGCTTATGACCTGGCAATTGCACTGAACGATAGCGATCCGGAAATCTGGAACAATCGCGGCATCGCTTTATATAGCACCGAGCAATTTGAAGAAGCGATCGCTGCCTACGACCGCGCCTTAGAGTTGCAGCCAGATCTTTACCAAGCCTGGAATAATCGCGGACATGCCCTGGATACGCTGGGACGAGATCGCGAAGCCATCGTTAGTTACAACAAAGCCTTAGCGATCGCCCCGAACTACAAAACTGCTAGAGACAATCGCAGTTACTTGTATTGGCAGTTGCGACGGCAGAGGTTCGATCGCTTTTGTCGCGAGATTGGGCGGAGATTGGGATTTGGGGCTGGGGTTTAG
- a CDS encoding L,D-transpeptidase translates to MTGKSSLRRSTLICLAVSAALCSTQLPSSANTGAKTPSSSVALLPEPSTFKPELPPLDASAMLAAADTRLVVRLGERRVYVYQGDEVKVSYPVAVGRAGWETPRGKFKILRMEKNPAWKNPWTGDVIPPGRNNPMGERAIDFYTDGRNYAAFHGTPNESVIGQAVSHGCIRMRNADIRAMYDMVAEGTEVLVEH, encoded by the coding sequence ATGACAGGGAAATCTTCGCTGAGGCGATCTACTTTGATTTGCCTAGCTGTATCTGCAGCACTCTGTTCCACACAACTTCCCAGTAGCGCTAACACAGGGGCAAAAACACCGTCGAGTAGCGTCGCTTTATTACCAGAGCCATCTACTTTTAAACCAGAATTGCCCCCACTCGATGCTAGCGCCATGCTAGCAGCAGCGGATACTCGGTTGGTAGTCCGCTTGGGCGAGCGACGGGTCTACGTCTACCAAGGTGATGAGGTGAAGGTAAGCTATCCAGTAGCGGTGGGTAGAGCAGGTTGGGAAACCCCCAGGGGCAAGTTTAAAATCCTGCGCATGGAAAAAAATCCTGCCTGGAAAAATCCTTGGACGGGGGATGTGATTCCACCAGGTCGTAATAATCCGATGGGGGAACGGGCGATCGACTTTTATACCGATGGGCGCAACTACGCCGCATTTCACGGTACGCCCAATGAGTCGGTAATCGGGCAAGCTGTGTCTCACGGCTGCATCAGGATGCGCAATGCCGATATCCGCGCCATGTACGACATGGTCGCAGAAGGTACTGAGGTACTGGTCGAGCATTGA